In the genome of Qipengyuania seohaensis, one region contains:
- the dnaQ gene encoding DNA polymerase III subunit epsilon, producing MREIVFDTETTGLDPKTGDRMVEIGCVEMVNLVPTGEVFHAYYNPERDMPAGAEAVHGLSASFLSDKPPFRDTAHELLDFIGDAPLIAHNAGFDFAFLNAELTLCEREVICMSRMVDTVAMAKKRHPGAKLSLDALCSRYGIDRSHRVKHGALLDAELLAQVYVELKGGRQIGLELAAERVQVIEREVIAVRQAPDRPRREPRAHAPSEEELARHRKFMSGIENPLWG from the coding sequence ATGCGCGAGATCGTTTTCGATACTGAGACCACCGGCCTTGATCCCAAGACAGGCGACCGGATGGTCGAAATCGGTTGCGTGGAAATGGTCAATCTCGTCCCCACGGGCGAAGTATTCCACGCTTACTATAACCCGGAACGCGATATGCCCGCCGGCGCGGAAGCCGTGCACGGCTTGTCTGCGTCGTTCCTGTCCGACAAGCCGCCCTTCCGCGATACGGCCCACGAATTGCTCGATTTCATCGGCGATGCGCCGCTGATTGCGCACAATGCCGGGTTCGACTTCGCCTTCCTCAATGCCGAACTGACCCTGTGCGAGCGCGAGGTCATCTGCATGAGCAGGATGGTGGACACCGTGGCCATGGCCAAAAAACGCCACCCGGGCGCCAAGCTTTCGCTGGATGCATTGTGCTCACGTTACGGGATCGATCGCAGCCACCGGGTGAAGCACGGCGCCCTGCTCGATGCGGAATTGCTTGCGCAGGTCTATGTAGAGCTCAAGGGCGGCCGCCAGATCGGACTGGAACTCGCCGCCGAGCGGGTGCAGGTCATCGAGCGGGAAGTAATCGCCGTGCGCCAGGCGCCGGACCGCCCGCGCCGCGAACCGCGAGCCCATGCTCCCAGCGAAGAAGAGCTTGCGCGCCACAGAAAGTTCATGAGCGGTATCGAAAACCCGCTTTGGGGTTGA
- the coaE gene encoding dephospho-CoA kinase (Dephospho-CoA kinase (CoaE) performs the final step in coenzyme A biosynthesis.) produces MTRPIIIGLTGSIGMGKSTVAEMFQRAGVPVFDADKEVRAMQGPSGRLVAAIEAEFPGSTDDSGVLRDKLGKQVFGDKAALARLESIVHPAVAEERGAFLIEHAGQDMVVFDIPLLFEKGGHEAVDVVVVVSAPAEVQRKRVLARPDMTPEKFAHILSLQVPDVEKRARADHVIDTGTTLSQTEQAVRTLIERLRSQSRL; encoded by the coding sequence TTGACCCGTCCGATCATTATCGGCCTCACCGGCTCTATTGGGATGGGCAAATCCACGGTGGCAGAGATGTTCCAGCGTGCGGGCGTTCCGGTTTTCGATGCCGACAAGGAAGTGCGCGCGATGCAGGGTCCTTCGGGGAGACTCGTCGCAGCCATTGAGGCGGAATTCCCCGGCAGCACCGATGATAGCGGAGTTCTGCGGGACAAGCTCGGCAAGCAGGTGTTCGGAGACAAGGCCGCCCTCGCCCGCCTCGAATCTATCGTTCACCCTGCGGTTGCCGAAGAGCGGGGAGCCTTCCTGATCGAGCATGCTGGTCAGGACATGGTCGTTTTCGACATTCCCCTGCTGTTCGAAAAAGGCGGCCACGAGGCGGTCGATGTGGTCGTGGTCGTGTCCGCACCAGCCGAAGTGCAGCGCAAACGGGTTCTTGCCCGTCCCGACATGACGCCCGAGAAATTCGCGCATATCCTGTCGCTACAGGTGCCTGACGTCGAGAAGCGCGCCCGAGCCGATCACGTCATCGACACCGGAACGACGCTTTCGCAAACCGAGCAGGCCGTGCGCACCCTCATCGAGCGGTTGCGCAGCCAGTCGCGACTCTAA
- the aroE gene encoding shikimate dehydrogenase translates to MIPYAEVIGDPIAQSKSPAIHGFWIDKLGIEAEYRARHVIPAELESYLAERRGDTDWRGCNATMPHKQAIIPFLDRMEPLAKRVGAVNTVVRARDGALVGRNTDVAGFLEPLRGELSGTHYFRMARILGTGGAARAIVTGLSKEGFTVVLAGRDTDKARALLDELAEGDHHVAPLSHFAAATDFDFDDREGCCDLVINASPLGMRGQPPLPFDWSHAPPGSIAYDIVTDPAETDFLNAARDAGLKTIDGLSMLIGQAAVAFEYFFGIEAPREFDSELRERLMT, encoded by the coding sequence GTGATCCCATACGCAGAAGTCATCGGCGATCCGATCGCTCAATCCAAATCGCCTGCGATTCACGGCTTCTGGATCGACAAGCTCGGGATCGAGGCGGAATACCGCGCCCGTCACGTCATTCCAGCCGAATTGGAAAGCTATCTCGCTGAACGGCGGGGGGACACGGATTGGCGCGGTTGCAACGCGACGATGCCGCACAAGCAAGCCATCATACCCTTCCTCGACCGGATGGAGCCCTTGGCGAAGCGCGTTGGTGCGGTGAATACAGTCGTCAGGGCCCGAGATGGCGCGTTGGTGGGACGCAACACCGACGTCGCAGGCTTCCTCGAGCCTTTGCGCGGCGAGCTGTCTGGCACCCATTACTTCCGCATGGCTCGCATCCTTGGCACCGGAGGTGCGGCGCGTGCGATTGTGACAGGTCTATCGAAAGAAGGGTTTACCGTGGTCCTTGCAGGTCGCGATACGGACAAGGCGCGCGCACTCTTGGACGAACTGGCAGAGGGCGATCATCATGTCGCACCGCTTTCGCATTTCGCGGCGGCCACGGATTTCGACTTTGACGATCGCGAAGGGTGCTGCGACCTCGTGATCAATGCCAGCCCCTTGGGTATGCGTGGTCAACCTCCGTTGCCTTTCGACTGGAGCCACGCCCCGCCCGGCTCGATTGCCTATGATATCGTCACCGATCCGGCCGAAACCGACTTCTTGAATGCGGCACGCGATGCGGGACTCAAGACGATCGACGGGCTTTCCATGCTGATCGGGCAGGCCGCCGTCGCTTTCGAATATTTTTTCGGCATCGAAGCTCCGCGCGAATTCGATAGCGAATTGCGTGAAAGGCTGATGACTTGA
- a CDS encoding Maf family protein, translated as MTGISGTGIVLASNSASRKAMLDAAGVSYVASPGEVDERALEAEMEGADPAEIAQALAAAKAASVSSDKLVLGSDSLVEVDGRRFDKPTSRDQAAEHLRFFSGKVMTLHSAAALARDGRIVWMGSDFARLRVRELSEEFIEAYLQAEWPEVSYCVGVFRIEGPGVQLFESIMGDQFTVLGMPLLQVLGALRDEGALPS; from the coding sequence ATGACGGGCATTAGCGGCACCGGGATCGTGCTCGCCTCCAATTCCGCTTCGCGCAAGGCGATGCTCGATGCGGCAGGTGTATCCTATGTCGCTTCGCCGGGCGAAGTAGACGAGCGTGCGCTGGAAGCGGAAATGGAGGGCGCGGATCCAGCCGAGATCGCGCAGGCCCTGGCCGCGGCAAAGGCGGCTTCGGTCTCATCGGACAAGCTCGTGCTGGGAAGCGATTCCCTGGTCGAGGTAGATGGGCGCAGGTTCGACAAGCCGACAAGCAGGGACCAGGCCGCCGAACACCTGCGCTTCTTCTCCGGCAAGGTCATGACGCTGCATAGCGCGGCCGCCCTAGCCCGCGATGGCCGGATCGTCTGGATGGGCTCGGACTTCGCGCGCCTCAGGGTGCGTGAATTGTCCGAGGAATTTATCGAGGCCTATCTACAGGCGGAATGGCCGGAAGTGTCCTATTGCGTCGGCGTTTTCAGGATCGAGGGTCCGGGCGTGCAGCTCTTCGAAAGTATCATGGGTGACCAGTTCACCGTGCTGGGCATGCCTTTGCTGCAGGTGCTCGGCGCGCTACGCGATGAAGGCGCGCTCCCTTCGTGA
- a CDS encoding pyruvate, water dikinase regulatory protein: MTIIADRIHLHLLSDSTGETLEMLAKAALAQFDDADVVRHFWPMVRSRQHLDRIVPELKANPGLVLFTLVNPEARARLEEVCAQNGLPAVPILDRVTEALEKALGQEAHGRPGRQHQMDKAYFERVEAIQFTIAHDDGIGWENWEEADIILAGVSRSSKTPTSIYLANRGYKVANIPLVVESPPPTKLFELHKPLVVGLTTAPERLVQIRRNRLLTLNEQSQTAYIDNERVKSEVAFARRMFADNGWPVIDVTRRSIEETAAAIIRLCSERSHKSGGDFEGVKAI; the protein is encoded by the coding sequence GTGACGATCATCGCCGACCGTATCCATCTCCATCTCCTGTCCGATTCCACCGGCGAAACGCTGGAAATGCTGGCGAAGGCCGCGCTCGCGCAGTTCGACGATGCCGACGTGGTGCGGCATTTCTGGCCCATGGTCCGATCGCGCCAGCATCTAGACCGGATCGTGCCGGAGCTGAAGGCCAATCCCGGCCTCGTCCTCTTCACTCTCGTAAACCCCGAGGCGCGGGCGCGCCTGGAGGAGGTTTGCGCCCAGAACGGGCTGCCTGCCGTTCCGATTCTCGATCGCGTGACCGAAGCCCTGGAAAAGGCGCTGGGACAGGAGGCCCATGGCCGACCGGGGCGCCAACACCAGATGGACAAGGCCTATTTCGAGCGCGTCGAGGCGATCCAGTTCACGATCGCTCACGACGATGGAATAGGGTGGGAGAACTGGGAAGAGGCGGACATCATCCTCGCCGGCGTATCGCGAAGCTCGAAGACCCCGACGAGCATCTATCTTGCCAACCGCGGGTACAAGGTCGCGAATATTCCGCTCGTGGTGGAAAGCCCCCCACCGACCAAACTTTTCGAATTGCATAAACCCTTGGTCGTAGGTCTCACCACTGCGCCCGAGCGGTTGGTACAGATTCGGCGCAATCGCCTGCTCACGCTCAACGAACAGTCGCAAACCGCCTATATCGATAACGAGCGCGTGAAATCGGAAGTGGCGTTCGCGCGCCGGATGTTCGCGGACAACGGATGGCCCGTCATCGATGTTACGCGCCGCTCGATCGAAGAGACTGCAGCTGCGATCATCCGGCTATGTAGCGAGCGCAGTCACAAATCGGGTGGCGATTTCGAAGGGGTGAAGGCGATATGA
- the hemE gene encoding uroporphyrinogen decarboxylase: MPGILLDTLNGKRADKVPLWLMRQAGRYLPEYRELRAEKGGFLAMAYDSEAACEITLQPIDRFGFDGAILFSDILIVPHALGQHLEFLAGEGPKLSPPLVDAELGGLSPERSRYDPIYETVRLCRQRLSDDVTMLGFAGSPWTVATYMVAGEGSRDQHDARAMAYRDPGKLQAIIDAIAHETIEYLSGQIEAGAEAVQLFDSWAGSLAPDEFERWVIAPNAKIVAALSQRHPATPIIGFPKGAGEKLPAYARETGVKAVGVDETLDPVWVARELPAGMAVQGNLDPLLLLSGSEALEGRIKTILEAFSDRPHVFNLGHGIDRRTPIANVERLIATVRGWQG; encoded by the coding sequence ATGCCCGGCATTCTGCTCGACACTCTGAACGGTAAGCGCGCTGACAAGGTGCCGCTCTGGCTCATGCGCCAGGCTGGTCGGTATCTTCCCGAGTATCGCGAATTGCGCGCGGAGAAGGGTGGTTTTCTCGCTATGGCCTATGACAGCGAGGCCGCTTGCGAGATTACGCTGCAGCCTATCGACCGTTTCGGTTTCGATGGGGCGATCCTGTTTTCGGATATCCTGATCGTGCCGCATGCCCTTGGGCAGCACCTGGAATTTCTGGCGGGCGAGGGCCCCAAGCTTTCTCCTCCGCTGGTCGACGCCGAACTCGGCGGATTAAGTCCGGAGCGCTCCCGCTACGATCCGATTTACGAAACGGTACGCCTTTGTCGCCAGCGCCTCTCGGACGATGTGACGATGCTCGGCTTTGCAGGCAGTCCGTGGACAGTTGCGACCTACATGGTCGCTGGCGAGGGTAGCCGTGACCAGCACGATGCGCGGGCCATGGCTTATCGCGACCCAGGCAAATTGCAGGCGATCATCGATGCGATTGCCCATGAAACGATCGAGTATCTTTCCGGCCAGATCGAGGCCGGTGCAGAGGCCGTGCAGCTCTTCGACAGCTGGGCCGGCAGCCTGGCGCCCGACGAGTTCGAACGCTGGGTTATCGCTCCGAACGCGAAGATCGTCGCGGCCTTATCGCAGCGGCATCCTGCAACTCCGATTATTGGCTTTCCCAAGGGAGCTGGAGAAAAGCTTCCGGCCTATGCTCGCGAAACAGGCGTGAAGGCGGTTGGCGTAGATGAAACGCTCGATCCGGTGTGGGTCGCACGCGAATTACCCGCTGGGATGGCCGTACAAGGCAATCTGGACCCGCTTCTGCTACTTTCAGGTAGCGAGGCCCTCGAAGGACGCATCAAGACAATCCTCGAGGCTTTTTCCGATCGGCCGCACGTGTTCAATCTCGGTCACGGGATCGATCGCCGCACACCGATCGCCAATGTCGAGCGATTGATCGCCACTGTCAGGGGTTGGCAGGGGTGA
- a CDS encoding CopD family protein: MQDVLAMTYLWLKAGHIIFMVFWMAGLFMLPRQMIYCHEAAAGSDEEATWAKRMGLLRRIILTPSLIVVWILGLALAMSIGAFDQGWFHAKLLFVLLLTGFHGFMVAKSKAMATGHRPLSEKQLRLFGEVPGILLAVIVVLVIVKPF, encoded by the coding sequence ATGCAGGACGTACTTGCGATGACCTATCTCTGGCTCAAGGCCGGCCACATCATCTTCATGGTGTTCTGGATGGCTGGACTGTTCATGCTCCCGCGCCAGATGATCTATTGCCACGAAGCCGCGGCGGGATCCGACGAGGAAGCGACATGGGCCAAGCGCATGGGCCTGCTGCGCAGGATAATCCTCACGCCGAGCCTGATCGTCGTATGGATACTCGGGCTCGCTCTGGCGATGAGTATCGGGGCATTCGACCAAGGCTGGTTTCATGCCAAATTGCTGTTCGTGCTGCTTCTGACCGGTTTTCACGGATTCATGGTCGCCAAGTCCAAGGCAATGGCGACCGGTCATCGCCCGCTCAGCGAAAAGCAGTTGCGCCTGTTTGGCGAAGTGCCCGGAATCCTGCTCGCGGTGATCGTCGTTCTGGTCATCGTAAAACCGTTCTAA
- the rho gene encoding transcription termination factor Rho — translation MHLKDLKAKAPADLVAMAEELGVEGASTMRRQDLMFCILRELAEDEEYDEKIMGIGTIEVLQDGFGFLRSPEANYLAGPDDIYVSPNQVRKWGLRTGDTVEGEIRAPREGERYFALTKLTSVNFEDPDQVRHRTNFDNLTPLYPEQKLSLDTLDPTVKDKSARVIDIISPQGKGQRALIVAPPRTGKTVLLQNIAKAITDNHPEVFLLVLLVDERPEEVTDMQRSVKGEVISSTFDEPANRHVQVAEMVIEKAKRLVEHKRDVVILLDSITRLGRAYNTVVPSSGKVLTGGVDANALQRPKRFFGAARNIEEGGSLSIIATALIDTGSRMDEVIFEEFKGTGNSEIVLDRKVADKRIFPALDVGKSGTRKEELLVEKDKLSKMWVLRRILMQMGTVDAMEFLLDKMKDSKTNEDFFANMNQ, via the coding sequence ATGCATCTCAAAGATTTAAAAGCAAAAGCGCCCGCAGACCTCGTGGCAATGGCCGAGGAGCTGGGCGTCGAAGGCGCATCGACCATGCGCCGTCAGGACCTGATGTTCTGCATCCTTCGCGAACTGGCCGAAGATGAAGAATACGACGAAAAGATCATGGGCATCGGTACGATCGAAGTGTTGCAGGACGGCTTCGGCTTCCTTCGCAGCCCCGAGGCCAATTATCTCGCCGGCCCCGACGATATCTACGTTTCGCCGAACCAGGTCCGCAAATGGGGCCTGCGTACCGGCGACACCGTCGAAGGTGAAATTCGCGCACCCAGGGAAGGGGAGCGGTATTTCGCGCTGACGAAGCTGACCAGCGTCAATTTCGAAGACCCCGACCAGGTTCGCCACCGCACCAATTTCGACAATTTGACTCCGCTTTATCCGGAACAGAAGCTGTCGCTCGATACTCTCGATCCGACGGTCAAGGACAAGTCGGCGCGCGTCATCGATATCATCTCGCCTCAGGGTAAGGGCCAGCGCGCCCTTATCGTCGCGCCGCCGCGCACGGGTAAGACCGTCCTGCTGCAGAACATTGCGAAGGCGATCACGGATAATCATCCGGAAGTCTTCCTCCTGGTCCTGCTCGTCGACGAGCGTCCGGAAGAAGTCACCGACATGCAGCGCAGCGTTAAGGGCGAGGTGATCTCCTCGACCTTCGACGAACCTGCCAACCGCCACGTGCAGGTCGCCGAAATGGTGATCGAGAAGGCCAAACGCCTTGTCGAACACAAGCGTGACGTCGTTATCCTCCTCGATTCGATCACGCGCCTCGGCCGCGCCTACAACACAGTGGTCCCGAGCTCGGGCAAGGTACTTACCGGCGGTGTCGACGCCAATGCGCTCCAGCGTCCCAAGCGCTTCTTCGGCGCGGCTCGTAACATCGAGGAAGGCGGTTCGCTTTCGATTATTGCTACGGCGCTGATCGACACGGGCAGCCGCATGGACGAAGTCATCTTCGAAGAATTCAAGGGCACCGGTAACAGCGAAATCGTCCTCGACCGCAAGGTTGCCGACAAGCGCATCTTCCCGGCTCTCGATGTCGGCAAGTCTGGTACGCGTAAGGAAGAACTGCTGGTCGAGAAGGACAAGCTCTCGAAGATGTGGGTCCTGCGGCGCATCCTCATGCAGATGGGCACTGTCGATGCGATGGAATTCCTTCTCGACAAGATGAAGGATTCGAAGACCAACGAGGACTTCTTCGCCAATATGAACCAATAG
- a CDS encoding BLUF domain-containing protein has protein sequence MHRIVYSSIASKGTNTPDVFEIVDVSARNNPQRSVTGFLLYDADRFLQMIEGPALALQALLEDLEADPRHHSIEVLHRSATDERWFPDWEMKQLISFSAEPALEQLRHTLATKPGGAEIFAIVDDFLRE, from the coding sequence GTGCATCGGATCGTCTACAGCAGCATCGCCTCCAAAGGCACCAACACGCCGGACGTGTTCGAGATCGTGGATGTCTCGGCGCGCAATAATCCGCAGCGTTCCGTGACCGGTTTCCTGCTGTACGATGCCGACAGGTTCCTGCAGATGATCGAAGGGCCGGCGCTGGCTCTGCAAGCCTTGCTGGAAGACCTGGAAGCGGATCCGAGGCACCACTCTATCGAGGTGCTGCACCGCAGTGCGACAGACGAGCGCTGGTTTCCCGATTGGGAAATGAAGCAGCTCATTTCGTTCTCTGCCGAACCAGCCCTCGAACAACTCAGGCACACTCTTGCCACCAAGCCTGGCGGGGCTGAGATATTCGCCATAGTGGATGATTTTCTGCGAGAGTGA
- a CDS encoding nuclear transport factor 2 family protein, producing MSAEIGLKRWHEVIDAGSKPADLAAIIREDAEFHSPVVHTPQKGRDLVIGYLAAAGKTLGNDSFTYVRELVDGQNAMLEFTTEMGGIHINGIDLIQFDDVGMIKDFKVMVRPLKAVNKVWEEMAAMLDKQAS from the coding sequence ATGAGTGCAGAGATCGGTTTGAAGCGGTGGCACGAGGTCATCGACGCAGGTTCCAAGCCTGCCGATCTGGCCGCCATAATCCGTGAAGACGCGGAGTTTCATTCGCCTGTCGTCCACACTCCGCAAAAAGGACGCGATCTGGTGATTGGATATCTCGCTGCAGCAGGCAAAACCCTTGGAAATGACAGTTTTACTTATGTCCGCGAGCTGGTCGACGGCCAGAATGCGATGCTGGAATTTACTACTGAGATGGGCGGCATCCACATCAATGGCATCGACCTCATCCAATTCGATGATGTTGGCATGATCAAGGATTTCAAGGTGATGGTCAGGCCGCTCAAGGCAGTCAACAAGGTCTGGGAAGAGATGGCTGCCATGCTGGACAAGCAGGCAAGTTAA
- a CDS encoding FMN-binding glutamate synthase family protein has product MEKIPFRYIIPVLLYLLVAIAGLWEPARWLLWILVPALLLAVWDFSQEKHTLRRNYPLVARIRWIMEDLRPFAQSYVVEGDLEGRPFSHQARALVYARAKGDLDSHPMGTELDVYSDEYEWVGHSIAPSSNAPEEWRVTVGEKTCAKPYSSSLLNISAMSFGSLSGRAIEALNAGAKEGNFAHNTGEGSISKYHRKPGGDLIWELGSGYFGARAKDGRFDPEQFKENAGSDQVKMIELKLSQGAKPGHGGVLPGAKVTKEIAEARGVPVGETVTSPAAHPEFDTPIELLEFVTRLRELSGGKPVGIKLCVGLPHEIFAIGKAMLETGMHPDFITVDGAEGGTGAAPLELSNSVGMPLREGQIFVRNMLVGTGLRDKVKIATSGKIHSGAQMAKSFALGADWCNAARPFMFSLGCVQSMNCHKGTCPTGIATQEEWRQRGLIVEDKAPRVARFQRQTLHSLREITIAMGLDSPWDMKPLDMRERINGARSDAFDKIYYFAEPGVLLDKPSSTPLARHWDAARSDSFRRHA; this is encoded by the coding sequence ATGGAAAAAATTCCCTTCCGGTACATCATCCCGGTCCTCCTCTACCTGTTGGTGGCCATTGCCGGACTTTGGGAACCTGCGAGGTGGTTGCTGTGGATCTTGGTTCCTGCCCTGCTGTTAGCTGTCTGGGATTTTTCGCAAGAAAAACACACACTTAGAAGAAACTACCCGCTCGTCGCCAGAATTCGCTGGATCATGGAGGACCTGAGGCCCTTTGCTCAATCCTATGTCGTCGAAGGGGATCTGGAGGGCCGACCATTCAGTCATCAGGCTCGTGCACTCGTCTACGCCCGGGCCAAAGGCGATCTTGATTCACACCCAATGGGTACCGAACTCGACGTGTATTCCGACGAGTACGAGTGGGTCGGGCATTCAATCGCGCCCTCATCTAATGCGCCAGAGGAGTGGCGCGTCACGGTTGGCGAGAAGACTTGCGCCAAGCCGTATTCGTCATCGCTGCTCAATATTTCGGCTATGAGCTTTGGTTCGCTTTCGGGACGCGCGATCGAGGCGCTAAACGCAGGCGCGAAGGAGGGCAATTTCGCGCACAACACAGGCGAAGGCTCGATCAGCAAATATCATCGCAAGCCTGGCGGAGACCTCATCTGGGAGCTTGGTAGCGGCTACTTCGGAGCCAGGGCCAAGGATGGTCGCTTCGATCCCGAGCAGTTTAAAGAAAATGCCGGCTCCGACCAGGTCAAGATGATCGAACTCAAGTTGAGCCAGGGCGCTAAACCGGGTCACGGCGGCGTCCTGCCGGGCGCTAAGGTGACGAAGGAAATTGCGGAAGCTCGCGGAGTGCCGGTGGGTGAGACTGTGACTTCCCCGGCGGCGCATCCGGAATTCGACACGCCGATCGAATTGCTCGAGTTCGTCACAAGACTGAGGGAGCTGTCGGGGGGCAAACCCGTCGGTATCAAGCTTTGCGTCGGCCTTCCGCACGAAATCTTCGCGATAGGAAAAGCGATGCTCGAGACAGGGATGCACCCGGACTTCATCACCGTGGATGGTGCGGAAGGGGGAACGGGAGCTGCGCCTCTGGAATTGTCGAATTCGGTTGGCATGCCGCTACGCGAGGGGCAGATTTTCGTCCGCAACATGCTTGTGGGTACAGGGCTCCGAGACAAGGTGAAGATCGCGACGTCCGGCAAGATTCATTCTGGCGCGCAGATGGCCAAGAGTTTCGCGCTTGGTGCCGACTGGTGCAATGCGGCGCGTCCTTTCATGTTCTCGCTCGGATGCGTTCAGTCGATGAACTGTCACAAGGGCACCTGCCCGACCGGCATCGCGACTCAGGAAGAGTGGCGCCAGCGCGGCCTCATAGTCGAAGACAAGGCCCCGCGCGTGGCCCGCTTCCAGCGGCAGACCCTTCATTCCTTACGCGAGATTACCATCGCTATGGGCCTCGATAGCCCTTGGGATATGAAACCACTCGACATGCGCGAGAGGATCAACGGGGCGCGATCCGATGCATTCGACAAGATTTATTATTTTGCGGAACCCGGTGTCCTGCTCGACAAGCCTTCATCCACTCCCCTCGCTCGCCATTGGGATGCTGCGAGGTCCGACAGTTTCCGGAGGCATGCATGA